Proteins encoded by one window of Candidatus Nomurabacteria bacterium:
- the ychF gene encoding redox-regulated ATPase YchF: MSLSIGIVGLPNVGKSTLFNALTKKSVPAENYPFCTIDPSVGIVPVPDERIWKLSEFSKSKKTIPGVIEFVDIAGLVAGASKGEGLGNKFLANIRETDAIFEMVRIFPIKADAGNDIQHVYGDLDPLRDIKVINLELIIADLETATKRLGNIAKDIKKGDKEAILEEVVLNKIIVALEAEQMANTIAFDEKEILKAKQLSLLTMKPILYGFNKRAGAKNFDETNPQEFKELTEYIESTKANWVLLDAKIEDELKDFEGGEKREMREALGGNDDGINSLITSGYNLLELETFLTTGEDETRAWTIAKGSSAPIAGTAIHTDFKDKFIRAEVINWRTLIDAGSYGEARAKGLVRTEGKDYIVKDGDVIEFKI; this comes from the coding sequence ATGAGTCTATCTATCGGTATTGTAGGCCTTCCTAATGTCGGCAAGTCGACGCTGTTTAATGCGCTTACGAAGAAAAGCGTTCCAGCTGAGAACTATCCATTCTGTACGATTGATCCATCAGTAGGTATTGTGCCCGTGCCTGATGAGCGTATTTGGAAACTTTCAGAGTTCTCCAAATCAAAGAAAACAATCCCTGGTGTAATCGAATTCGTCGACATTGCGGGACTTGTTGCAGGTGCATCCAAAGGTGAGGGACTTGGTAATAAATTCCTAGCGAACATTCGTGAGACTGATGCCATATTCGAAATGGTGCGGATTTTCCCAATCAAGGCAGATGCCGGTAATGATATTCAACATGTCTATGGTGATCTCGATCCACTCCGTGATATCAAAGTGATCAATCTTGAACTCATCATTGCCGATCTTGAAACAGCAACCAAGCGGCTCGGGAATATTGCCAAAGATATTAAAAAGGGTGATAAGGAAGCGATACTTGAGGAAGTAGTACTCAATAAAATTATTGTTGCTCTTGAGGCTGAGCAAATGGCAAATACCATCGCCTTCGATGAAAAAGAAATACTCAAAGCCAAGCAACTCTCGCTCCTTACCATGAAGCCCATTCTCTATGGGTTCAATAAACGTGCAGGGGCAAAAAATTTCGACGAAACAAATCCACAAGAATTTAAAGAATTGACTGAGTATATTGAAAGCACGAAAGCTAACTGGGTGCTCTTGGATGCAAAAATCGAAGATGAGCTCAAAGATTTCGAAGGTGGCGAGAAAAGGGAAATGCGTGAGGCACTCGGTGGCAATGATGATGGTATCAATAGTCTGATCACGTCTGGTTACAATCTATTGGAACTTGAGACATTTCTAACAACCGGTGAAGATGAGACACGTGCATGGACCATAGCAAAGGGTAGTTCTGCACCTATTGCTGGCACCGCGATCCATACAGATTTCAAAGATAAATTTATCCGAGCCGAAGTCATAAATTGGCGAACACTTATCGATGCGGGCTCATATGGTGAAGCTAGGGCCAAAGGCTTGGTTCGCACAGAAGGCAAGGATTATATTGTGAAAGACGGCGACGTGATTGAGTTTAAGATTTAG
- a CDS encoding DUF1003 domain-containing protein, which translates to MHFPNRNERNKKISHASDRATKWIGSTNSLVVHTIFFAGMLVLAFTTDIGFDKILLVLTTLVSLEAIYLSIFIQMTVNKHSEELEEVSEDIEEIQEDVDEIQENIEDIQEDVEKTTEEKRQKIIVS; encoded by the coding sequence ATGCATTTCCCAAATCGTAATGAACGTAACAAAAAAATAAGCCATGCTTCAGACCGAGCTACCAAATGGATCGGGTCAACTAACTCGCTTGTAGTCCATACTATTTTCTTTGCAGGCATGCTCGTGCTCGCCTTTACTACAGATATAGGCTTCGATAAGATCCTGCTCGTTCTAACAACTTTAGTATCACTCGAAGCAATCTATCTATCGATCTTTATCCAAATGACCGTCAACAAACACAGCGAAGAACTCGAGGAGGTTTCTGAAGACATTGAGGAGATCCAAGAAGATGTCGATGAAATTCAAGAAAATATCGAGGACATACAGGAAGATGTCGAAAAAACTACTGAGGAAAAACGGCAAAAAATTATAGTTTCATAG
- a CDS encoding uracil-DNA glycosylase, whose amino-acid sequence MSKAEALQQIHQKWFTACDCELKKTATQPVPGNGNPDADIVFIGEAPGKSEDKEGIPFIGAAGKFLAEMLESIGMKREDIYITNIVKYRPPDNRDPEQGEKEACAPWLYEELNFIEPKLIIFLGRHSMNDFFPELTISNVHGKLIHKKFKHIHTEYFLPLYHPAAALYNGGMRNTLLKDFKKIPTILKKIDT is encoded by the coding sequence ATGTCCAAAGCAGAAGCACTGCAACAAATCCACCAGAAATGGTTCACTGCTTGCGATTGTGAATTGAAAAAAACTGCTACTCAGCCAGTACCGGGCAACGGCAATCCAGATGCAGATATTGTTTTTATCGGTGAAGCTCCAGGTAAAAGTGAAGACAAGGAAGGCATACCCTTCATCGGAGCAGCAGGCAAATTCCTAGCTGAAATGCTCGAGAGTATCGGTATGAAGCGAGAAGATATCTATATTACGAACATCGTGAAGTATCGACCGCCAGACAATCGCGATCCAGAGCAAGGCGAGAAAGAAGCCTGTGCTCCCTGGCTCTATGAAGAGCTCAATTTTATCGAACCGAAACTTATTATTTTCCTCGGCCGGCACTCTATGAATGACTTTTTCCCAGAGCTAACTATCTCCAACGTTCATGGCAAGCTCATCCATAAAAAATTCAAGCATATACATACTGAATATTTCCTCCCCCTCTACCATCCAGCTGCCGCACTCTACAACGGCGGCATGCGCAATACACTACTTAAAGATTTCAAAAAAATTCCTACGATACTGAAGAAAATCGATACTTAA
- a CDS encoding ATP-binding protein codes for MVGTKELKHYAITPDVGYETMLRQNIEQPVRGVQALAVSLRETINNAIDARAENVRIMLGSFRGKEALITMDDGVGFDRKGLNSVMGYAASSRLRTDKKTIGANGTGIKFLLALGDLKNTKVTIITVSEEYPRGIEVSFDFDYLLEIFKKGADASVVEYAREMKKEEFEQIWKSGKRKTGSTIILTGFDKKKVKNTEQIFKTLSEDDEIAPRTSDRVTVFIEHQWKQLKLQQIAGTLFLFHDESVQLGKVELELYYGASNDGPHICGPINKIMSWNDLFKTLSKDQKLMVTKVLNSVGGHIYIENGNVFRTHDGSFTEDFYQGRGCIQLVAILTVVAGRLAELTDKVKVEKSITQQQLILSKIAEVSGRLFPEPLHVQRLSGNALAPAKSAQYPVSIDRPVYIVPRSVQIQIGESRTITLHNKGTEQFDFSQTLWESPKDGLVKVTGEGQRVEFKAGSKNGVCEVVAVGEFGEHTIQVTVTNESIKPFIKGPSYVNPEDIAQYEICRTTTNKVLWMFDGISKGFELEFDENQKIVRVLVPKDTNLTMVKLLCTDTKNSIIASKNIYVARDKKKPFVVKVGEEYYVMTFGMHYTDCIVQVEHDDEEELPTLVINPLMNPLYEALEHSNWPTAFQHVLNAIAMAGAADQIARNGLSVRKAMYVGSEFMTTFENELKEK; via the coding sequence ATGGTAGGGACAAAAGAATTAAAACATTATGCAATTACTCCTGATGTGGGGTATGAAACAATGCTTCGGCAAAACATTGAGCAACCTGTGCGTGGTGTTCAAGCATTAGCAGTATCATTACGCGAAACAATAAATAATGCTATCGATGCTCGCGCAGAAAATGTACGTATTATGCTTGGAAGCTTTCGCGGCAAGGAAGCACTTATTACCATGGATGACGGTGTTGGTTTTGATCGAAAAGGTTTAAATTCAGTAATGGGATATGCAGCTTCTTCACGTTTACGAACAGACAAAAAGACTATAGGCGCTAATGGTACAGGGATTAAATTTCTTCTTGCACTTGGTGATTTGAAAAATACAAAAGTGACGATCATAACTGTATCTGAAGAATATCCTCGCGGTATCGAAGTCTCTTTCGACTTTGACTATCTATTGGAAATTTTCAAAAAAGGTGCAGATGCAAGTGTGGTTGAATATGCACGAGAGATGAAAAAAGAGGAATTTGAACAAATCTGGAAAAGTGGCAAGAGAAAGACAGGGTCAACTATTATATTGACTGGATTCGATAAAAAGAAAGTTAAGAATACTGAACAAATCTTCAAAACGCTTTCAGAAGACGATGAAATAGCTCCACGGACGAGTGATCGCGTTACTGTCTTTATTGAGCATCAATGGAAACAACTTAAACTGCAACAAATTGCTGGGACACTCTTTTTATTTCATGATGAAAGTGTTCAGTTGGGTAAGGTTGAACTTGAATTATACTATGGTGCTTCAAATGATGGGCCACATATTTGTGGTCCTATAAATAAAATTATGAGCTGGAATGATTTGTTTAAGACTTTATCCAAAGATCAAAAATTAATGGTGACTAAAGTCTTGAATTCTGTTGGAGGCCATATTTATATTGAAAATGGAAATGTATTTAGAACACATGACGGAAGCTTCACTGAAGATTTTTATCAAGGAAGAGGATGTATTCAGTTGGTTGCGATCCTTACAGTGGTTGCAGGCCGACTTGCAGAGCTTACTGATAAAGTGAAAGTTGAAAAATCAATTACTCAACAGCAGCTAATACTCAGTAAGATAGCAGAAGTGAGTGGTAGGCTTTTTCCAGAACCCCTTCATGTGCAACGTTTGTCCGGCAATGCACTAGCACCTGCTAAAAGTGCTCAATATCCTGTATCTATTGATCGTCCAGTCTATATTGTGCCGAGAAGTGTGCAAATCCAGATAGGAGAATCAAGAACAATTACCTTACACAATAAAGGGACAGAACAGTTTGACTTTTCCCAGACTTTATGGGAAAGCCCAAAAGATGGTTTAGTAAAGGTAACTGGAGAAGGACAAAGGGTTGAGTTTAAGGCCGGATCTAAAAATGGAGTATGTGAAGTTGTTGCAGTCGGTGAATTTGGAGAACATACAATTCAAGTTACTGTCACAAATGAATCAATTAAACCCTTTATTAAAGGGCCTAGCTATGTTAATCCAGAAGATATTGCACAGTATGAAATTTGTCGTACAACGACGAATAAAGTACTCTGGATGTTTGATGGAATTTCAAAAGGATTTGAGTTGGAGTTTGATGAAAATCAAAAAATTGTTAGGGTGCTAGTACCAAAGGATACCAACTTAACTATGGTGAAATTGCTTTGCACGGACACTAAAAACAGCATTATAGCTTCAAAAAATATATATGTAGCAAGAGATAAAAAGAAACCATTTGTGGTTAAGGTGGGTGAAGAATATTATGTGATGACTTTTGGTATGCACTATACAGATTGTATTGTTCAAGTTGAGCATGATGATGAAGAGGAATTACCTACCTTGGTGATTAACCCACTTATGAACCCTTTATATGAAGCACTTGAACATTCTAATTGGCCAACAGCTTTTCAGCACGTCTTAAATGCAATAGCAATGGCGGGTGCTGCAGATCAAATTGCACGAAATGGTTTATCAGTTAGGAAGGCAATGTATGTTGGGTCTGAGTTTATGACGACGTTTGAAAATGAACTAAAGGAAAAATAA